In Synchiropus splendidus isolate RoL2022-P1 chromosome 7, RoL_Sspl_1.0, whole genome shotgun sequence, the genomic window GGCTTTAATGATGAACAGTGTTTTTCTACACATTTGCTTATGAAAGAAACATTGACTGACTCTTTGAATTATTTTCGTCTGAAAAGAcattggagaaaaaaaggctcagtcctgtgtgtgtgtgtgttactatTGGTAATGTGTGTTAACACAGAGGACTCTGCTTATGATATAGTTATAATGTAATTGTTTTTCCACATACTTACCTCTTCAGACATACCTTTTTCCACTCAAGGCAAATTATATAAATGTCTCCAAAACTGCTAGACACGTGATGGATAACTGGGCAGACTGAAGACCAACTGGGGGTCGTCGTGTTTCACATCATTAATCCGTCTCACATTGTCATTTGAACATTATTAACCACATTTTTTCTGTGTTAACTTTTACTCTGCTGTGCAGGCGGTACGGCTAGAGAGTGCTTGGTCAGATCGCGTGCGCTACATGGTAGTTCTTTACACCAGTGGGCGACAAGACACTGAAGAGAACATTCTTCTCGGAATTGACTTCACTAGCAAAGACTGGTAAGTTGGACATAAAGAGTCGTTTCACTTGAATATTAGACTTCCTACTACCCTCATTTTGTAGTCTTCTGTTTGTCTCCAAATCAAAggtgccaaaaacaaaacaatagctGACCAACATATAAAATAAGCCAAACTACTAACTAAAGTGCAAAAGTTTTAACATTATTGTTCCAGTTTATGATAATATTTTTAATTCTCCTGCAGCAAAAGCTGTTCCATTGGCATGGTGCTTCCTCTTTGGAGTGACACAAAAATTCATCTGGATGGAGACGGGTAAGTCTTTTTCTCCCAGTCTGACCTTTTAATGAGGACATATCTGAAGCTGCATTTTACCCTCACTACATCTACATCTCACCATACTGTTACATGGTCCAGACGCAGCAAGTAAACATCTGTTTTGCTTCCTCGTCAGAGGCTTTACAGTGAACACGGCGGGCCGGACACACGTCTTCAAACCTGTGTCAGTGCAGGCTATGTGGTAAGTAATCCTCTGGAGCCGGCTGTTTACAACCGTATACTGTCATGacacagcacaataaatctcCTGATAGCATGTGATGAGCACATGTCCTCCTGAGCTGCAGGGGTCTGGTCGATGCTGCTTctctctgccacctgctggaatTGGATAGCAATTGCAGCTATTGACACGTCCTCATTTGTTGTAAACGATAAAGccatatgatttatttattgtctttcttttgaaaGCCCTATTTTCACTGTCATGTTTTCAACATGATGGCGGTGAATGCATAGTGAATGTGAAACACTCAATACCAAGCACCAATGGATCATAGATTGACTGGTctgggttttcttttttttgcatgcttctgaaatattttccatgttttattAGTCTGACCTGGTATCCTCTCCACCTCATGCTAGGTCTGCCCTCCAGGTGCTGCACAAAGCATGTGAAGTGTCACGCAGGTATAACTACTTCCCTGGGGGCATGGCACTCACATGGATGGGCTACTACGAAAGTTGCATAGCCTCTGAGCAGAGTTGCATCAACGAGTGGAACGCCATGAAAGACCTTGAGACCACACGGCCGGATTCACCCACCATGTTTGTCGACAAGTCAGTTTTTACTTCCGTccagaagcttctgaaaatggtGGTGAAAATGCTATAGCTTCACATTCACTGTTTTCTCCTGTGCTAGACCTTCAGAGCGAGAGAGGACAGAGTGCCTTATTAAAGCCAAACTCAGAAGCATCATGACATGCCAGGACCTGGAGAATGTCACATGCAAGCAGGTATAATGGACACACCCAGCACAAGTGGCTGAACATTTGATTCCATTATGGCAACGGCCCATTTTGATTGAAAGATTCATTGTTTTGCAAGTAGACTAAAGGCAACTTCACTACATCCAATTCTTTGTCTGACATTCTTGATCAACATCCCCAATTGGCTGAGAAGTACagatctgtggtgctcttcctCAGCAAGAAGCCAtactgctgcttctcctcgaAGCCTTTCTCTCACATTCATGATGTGACACTTGAACTTGAACCCACAAGACAAGAGTCTGGTGCCACAAGACAAGAGTCTGCGTCTTAAAAATCACCACGTGGACAATTGTACTCCACTGGTCAGGCATCCTCAATTAACTGATCAGTCATCTGTTCTTGTGTCTCTTTCATGGTCTTCATTCTTTTGTTCCATGTTGTATGACTCTCCGCTTTCTCTCACTCCCTTCACTTGCTAACTCATTGAACTAAAAAGCCTACCACTGATTTGCCTCAAATGATTTTCATTTATATCATAAATTGAAGTCTTGTAGATGCAGATCACAAGCTACTGTCAAAACTGATGGTTATCTATCATATTTCCTTAATACTTGTAGCCTAATTTCTGATCTGGATGTTTGTaacttcatatttatttatctattaaaAGGTGTGTTATAATAATGCGCATGTGGCATAGTAGTCATAGAGTTGAAAAAGCCTTTACAATTTATCGCAAGGTTTTTTATTTCGTCCGTCTCTGCCCAACTTTGAGCGTTTCAATTAATCTAAATTTGTCTCAGATCCGAACAGAGCTGGAGCAACACATGAGCTGCAACCTTAAGGAGTACAAAGAGTTCATCGACAATGAGATGTTGTTGATTCTGGGCCAGATGGACAAAGCCACGCTCATCTTCGACCATGTGTACCTGGTGAGACACCTGACACTGTCaccttgttttctgtttttgtctcattGAAGATGTTTGCAAGTCACATATTATGCTCACTCTGGACTGATTTGTTTTAAGGGCTCCGAATGGAACGCTTCTAATTTGGAGGAACTGCAAGAGACGGGGTAAATAATCGCAGATCAACCAGTGTTGATACAAAAACCGTGATGTGATTGATGACCAACTTTGCTTTTTCAGTGTTGGCTTCATACTGAACGTCACCAGGGAGATAGACAACTTCTTTCCTGGAACATTCAGTTATCACAACATCCGTGTTTACGATGAAGACGCCACTGACCTGCTGGCTCACTGGAACGACACATACAACTTCATTGTCAAAGCAAAGTGAGTGAAAATCATTGTGTATTAACTTGTTGCTAATATATATCATTCATTACAGACAAATGTGATCGGTTTTCTTGCACTAATATTTGAGGGCTTGTGTTACAGCTTTGCTCCAAATATTATGTTTATAAGTAAATTACAAATGTTTCTTTTGCTCCACAGAAAGAACCAGTCCAAGTGTCTCGTTCATTGTAAGATGGGTGTCAGCCGATCTGCCTCCACAGTCATCGCCTACGCCATGAAGGAGTACGGATGGTCTTTAGAGAAAGCATACAAGTTTGTCAAGGAAAAAAGGAGCATTACACGACCTAACCctggcttcatgaagcagttggCGGAGTATGAGGGAATACTTGATGCCAGGTAGCGATCCATCAAAGGAAGTGTATGAATTTGCGCCAAGCCATGGTCATCATGGTATGATGATTCACCATatcgtccttttttttttttttcagtaatcAACGACACAACAAGCTTTGGCATCCTGATGGAGACTGTGAGATGGCAGAGGGGCAACCCCAGTGTTGTGGTGGCGTAGAAGGAGACCACCCCACCCCAGAGCCTGGCATGTCGCCATGCTGTGAAGAAGCCCTGTCTGATAAAGCTGCCAAATGCCCCTCACCCTGCCGGGCGGTGTCTTTGGAAATAGACCCGGCCTACAACAACTATTATTTCCGACGTCTCTCTGACTCGGCGCTGGACAGTGAGCCATCCACTCCTGTGCGAGGACCCCCTCTCTTGGGCATGGAGAAAGTCTTCATCGAGATTGAGGATGTTGAGCGTGATGCTTTATTAGATGATGAGGCTTTTGACGGCCACGACGGTCTGCCAATTCCTGCCTTCGGGCCCGCAGCAGAGGGCACGGCTGCCCAGACCAGCAGCCGTGGTCCTGAAGCCATGGAGGAGCTGCGACTGAGGCTCGAATTTAGTACTGTCgtggaagaggatgaagaggaggcccGAAAGGAGGAAGCAGAGATGGAGGTCTTGATGCAGCCGGATGACGGCGGTGGTGGCGAGGGAGGCAACCTGGTCGATGCACAAGATGTTGACGTAGAAGGAGATGCTGAGAGCAACGGGATGGATCTTGCAACACTGAATGAAAATTCCAACAATAACAACCACTTTGACTCTCTCCACCACCTCAGTGTAAGTCTTCTTGAGTTATTATATTCACAAAGGATGAATATAACACATGGCTTTTCCAAATGCCAGAATGTCACCAGTATTTATCTCAATCAAAGCTGTCTTTTGCTGCTCATTGCCAGAGTTTTGCATGAAAATTATGGAGGTTTACACCTCAACAGGGAGGCTTTTAATGATTGACATTTGAATCCTCTCAGGCCAAAATGGCAAGCGAGGCAAGGAGAAAGCTCATCTCCCTTTCAGCTGCAGCTATCTTTAATTCCTCTGAGCTTAAATGTTAAAAGAATCAATATTGGAATGGGAAAGGTCATGTGCACAAGATGCAGGAGCTGCGCTCTGTTTTCTGCAGGCTCCCTGAGAATAATTAGACGTGTTTGTAGAGCTTTGGGTGATGACATTATATtcagattctttttttcttatttgtgggacttaaacatttcaaacatctTATAATAAGTAACTCATCACTGTTTAACTGTTTTGCTTGCACTGGTTTTTCACTGTTTAATCTCACGGCACTGatataagtttaaaaaaaatgcttttatttgtaATTCTTTTCCAGAAACTAACTTTGTCCTCTGGTTGTTCAGGGGATCATGtcttctctctctgctgctcagtcTTTGGATTCCAGAAGCAGTTCAAAGAAAGACTCTTTGACTTTGGTCTCCAAGCATTGCCTTAACTCCAGCACCCACAGCATTCCAAGTGCTTCAGTCCGACTATCCCATTCTCCACCTGAAGGCCTCAAGTGTCCAGCTGCTCGGCAGAGTCACTGTGAACCGCAGAGTGACTGTCAGAGCTGCCCGGCTCTCATGCCATCAATGCAACCTGGTGAAGGAGTTCCGCTGCTCTCCAGTGAAAAGAACAACAATGTCTTACTAGAGATCTCCACTGAAAACCAGCCTGTAGATTGTTCTGCTGCTGTCGCTGGATTGTTGAGCATGACGGAGGGTGAGCCAGTGGCGTGCTACATGGGCCAGAAACAGGACACAGCAGAACTGCAAAGCTCTGGTCTGGTGCGCCGGCAAGCCGAGCGACTAGAGAGGCTTTCAGGTTTGACTCATGAGAGCCAGCAGTCCCCGAGGCCCTCTAACCCATGCACACTGTCCAAGAAGAGCCGCCTTCAAACGGAGGAGTTGTTCGATTTCCCCCTAAAAACCTCCACACCATGCCAAGTTCGGTTGGAGCCGCTTGTGTTGCCGCTGACGAACGACGCCCTGGTGGGGGCGGTTGGGTCGCCCACCTCATCACCTCACGGCTCCACTTTGACACGAAGTTCCAGCAGCGAGAGTCTGCGCAGCGTCAGAGGCAAGCCGGGCCTCGTACGTCAGAGGGCTCAGGAGATTGAGACCCGAATGCGCTTGGCTGGTCTGACTGTGTCGTCGAGGCTCAAGCGCTCCAACTCGCTGGCAAAGCTGGGCAGCCTCACTTTCTCCTCCGAGGACCTTTGCTCGGCTTGCTCTTCTGATGCTGGCACATTGCTTCCCTTCTCGCTGTCGCCAGAGCCAGATGGTGGGCAGGACTGGGGGTCTCCCTCTACCGTGGCAAGTACCTGCAAGGAACCGCACAGTAGAGAGGGAGCTGGACCTGAGGATGCCCGAAGTTGACACATCATCGCTGCTACTGACCTTCATGCGCTGAatgtggagaagaggaagagaagtcaAACGGACAGACTCACAAAGCCAACTGTCATCATGAACTCTCCTTTGCCACATTGTTTCTCAAACTGCTGTTCACCGTCGTATTGCTGTAACTGACAAGTGTGTAAAGCCATCAGCTCACCCTGTGTGCATCCTGGTTTGATTCATGGACATTAAGTGCCTTAGAGAGGTGAGGCACAGTGTCATGGAGTGCACAACACATCGATATGGGAAACTTTGGCTTCCCCGCTGTATGCACTTGGTACGTACTGTAGTCCGCAAATACTCGTGCGAAACGATTAACTTGAGCCACTGAACGGATCTTGATATTTACTGCACCATGTCTTTAAGAAGCTAGTACATTAATCCAAGCCTCATGGCCCTTTTTTCATCCGGCAGAAGTATGACGTTAATTTTACACATTAATTTTAATGTGTGGCACATTTGAACCAGTGTATATGAGAATGACTGAAGGACATGATTTAGGCCAGTTTGTTCTCACTGCATTTCTacttgaggaggaaaaaaaaaaaaaaactcttcatgaCATGCGTTCTTCCTCAACCTCCCCATTCTCCTTATTGGAGATCAGAGAGACGTCACGTGGCTGGAAATCATGATGCAAATATGGAGTGTGACAGGAGTTTTCGCAGTCACATCATATGATGACTTTCCCCGGGCTCTGTGTCCGACAAGATGTGAAACACAATGAGTCTTTGCCGTTTTCATTCTTCAGTCTTAAAGGTTgccaacatttttaccttttttttttatttaacatgtcAAAGACCAAAGTTGTTTGGCCATTTCCATGTTGTACGGGAAAAGCTGTTTGAATCTGTATAACATCAATCATTGAATATTTTGAAATGCTGTCACATCTTTTTGCACATTTGGGAGGAACGAAGCGACTCAGTGGAGTTGTTGGCTTCTAGCTGTTATGCTTTTACGCTCATGTCATGTATGAGTTTTAAAGCTACTATCACACTCGGTTACGGCACTTCCTCGTAACcatttacttttatatttaattaatgcagtaacttttttttactgttcatGTTTGAACGCATATTGCACTTTTTTAAGTTGGACAAAATATTGTACTGTATGTGATAATTatggaaaataaacacatttttcataaTTTTTGAGGCTCATTTTGCTTCAGTGGACTCCGACTGGGACGGTGTGTTAACTTGAAACAACTTCATGCCTCTGCATTGTTGCTACAGTTATGTAATATGTGTGTTTGTCCTCTTTTGCGTGACATCGATGAAAGATTGGAGCTACACACTCTTCAGATCACGCAGGAGACACACAATGAACAGTGGCTCTGTGTAGAGGGaatcatgtgagtgtgtgtgtaaagtTTCCCCGTATTGTTGTGTGACTTGGATATTTAACCTTACTATTAACAGTGTTAAAAGGCTGCAAGGTTAAAATGGAGTGTTTGGGGAGATCCTGGGGTCCTATATGTGTTCAGCTTTTTCCACTCACTTGTTCAGAAACATCGACTCTTAATCAGGCATGGCCCAAGTGTAGCTCAATTTCATGCCTCAAACATTCTATTTGTGGCTCAACATAATAGTTAACCATGAAATACATGTTATAATTGCAACTATAATACATAGCTATTTGATAAAAATTAAAAACCAAAAACTATCTGGCAACTATCTGGGTATGTGGTGGTCTTttgatctgtccagggtgtcctcctcctcttgccttGGGTAGCTGGGGAGGGCTGCCGGAACATGGAACATCTGTGAGACATGTCCATTGAAAACGTAT contains:
- the ssh1a gene encoding protein phosphatase Slingshot homolog 1, whose amino-acid sequence is MALVTLQRSPTPSAASSASTTATTGGEDFGSEDERRVNQSLSESFFMVKGAALFLQQGSSQQSQKVHPHHKHAGDLPQHLQVMINILRSEDRIKLAVRLESAWSDRVRYMVVLYTSGRQDTEENILLGIDFTSKDCKSCSIGMVLPLWSDTKIHLDGDGGFTVNTAGRTHVFKPVSVQAMWSALQVLHKACEVSRRYNYFPGGMALTWMGYYESCIASEQSCINEWNAMKDLETTRPDSPTMFVDKPSERERTECLIKAKLRSIMTCQDLENVTCKQIRTELEQHMSCNLKEYKEFIDNEMLLILGQMDKATLIFDHVYLGSEWNASNLEELQETGVGFILNVTREIDNFFPGTFSYHNIRVYDEDATDLLAHWNDTYNFIVKAKKNQSKCLVHCKMGVSRSASTVIAYAMKEYGWSLEKAYKFVKEKRSITRPNPGFMKQLAEYEGILDASNQRHNKLWHPDGDCEMAEGQPQCCGGVEGDHPTPEPGMSPCCEEALSDKAAKCPSPCRAVSLEIDPAYNNYYFRRLSDSALDSEPSTPVRGPPLLGMEKVFIEIEDVERDALLDDEAFDGHDGLPIPAFGPAAEGTAAQTSSRGPEAMEELRLRLEFSTVVEEDEEEARKEEAEMEVLMQPDDGGGGEGGNLVDAQDVDVEGDAESNGMDLATLNENSNNNNHFDSLHHLSGIMSSLSAAQSLDSRSSSKKDSLTLVSKHCLNSSTHSIPSASVRLSHSPPEGLKCPAARQSHCEPQSDCQSCPALMPSMQPGEGVPLLSSEKNNNVLLEISTENQPVDCSAAVAGLLSMTEGEPVACYMGQKQDTAELQSSGLVRRQAERLERLSGLTHESQQSPRPSNPCTLSKKSRLQTEELFDFPLKTSTPCQVRLEPLVLPLTNDALVGAVGSPTSSPHGSTLTRSSSSESLRSVRGKPGLVRQRAQEIETRMRLAGLTVSSRLKRSNSLAKLGSLTFSSEDLCSACSSDAGTLLPFSLSPEPDGGQDWGSPSTVASTCKEPHSREGAGPEDARS